The genomic window TTAGTAACtttttgcactgtctgtctcagtaaTTTTGCACTGACTGTCTTAGTAATTTTTTGCACTGACTGTCTTAGTAACTTTTTGCACTGACTGTCTCAGTAACTTTTTGCATTGTCTGTCTTAGTAACtttttgcactgtctgtctcagtaaTTTTGCACTGACTGTCTTAGTAATTTTTTGCACTGACTGTCTTAGTAACTTTTTGCACTGACTGTCTCAGTAACTTTTTGCACTGACTGTCTCAGTAACTTTTTGCATTGTCTGTCTTAGTAACtttttgcactgtctgtctcagtaattttgcactgtctgtcttagtaactttttgcactgtctgtctcagtaaTTTTGCACTGACTGTCTTAGTAACtttttgcactgtctgtctcagtaattttgcactgtctgtcttaGTAACTTTTTGCACTGACTGTCTCAGTAACTTTTTGCACTGACTGTCTCAGTAACTTTTTGCATTGTCTGTCTTAGTAACtttttgcactgtctgtctcagtaattttgcactgtctgtcttagtaactttttgcactgtctgtctcagtaaTTTTGCACTGACTGTCTTAGTAACtttttgcactgtctgtctcagtaattttgcactgtctgtcttaGTAACTTTTTGCACTGACTGTCTTAGTAAttttttgcactgtctgtctcagtaaCTTTTTGCACTGACTGTCTCAGTAACtttttgcactgtctgtctcagtaattttgcactgtctgtcttaGTAGCTTTTTGCATTGTCTGTCTTAGTAAttttttgcactgtctgtctcagtaactttttgcactgtctgtcttaGTAACTTTTTGCACTGACTGTCTTAGTAACTTTTTGCACTGACTGTCTCAGTAACTTTTTGCACTGTCTTGCGCTGTTTGTACATGTCTGCACATGTGCACTTTCTTTAGTCTTGTGTAGGTCTGTGTAATCAGCTAGTTCTGTTGTAGTCTCATGTGGTTCTGTGTTGTTCTATGTAGCACCATGGTCCTGGAGGAACgctgttttatttcactgtgtaCTAGCTGCATGTGGCTGAAATGGCAATAAAACCAGTCTACGTCTATGTCtaccaacatcatcatcatcatcatcatcatcatcatctcgcATAAGAGTCCTAAGGCTGACTCCACATGCCAGTTTATTGCATTTCTTCATGCTTTGGCTTCATTAGACACTTAGTCactctgacaacacaaacactggaaAAGTTATGAGAAATGACAGGAtacaatactgtgtgtgtgtatgtgtatatgtgtgtgtgtgtgtgtgtgtgtgttgggggtggtaGTGGGTTTTTTGAGATCTCAGTATGCGTCAGTAGCAGTTCTGAAGGAGGAAGACTCTGGACTCTGACCTGATCCCGCAGGCCAGCTGGTAGGGACTGGTTTTCCAGGCCTGAGCCTCCACCTTCCGACCGTCGGGAAGGACCACAGAGATGGGATGGCTGTTTGCTGCTTGCTTGGCCAGGATGGCATCGCTTTCCTTCTTCAGTTTTCCATAGAGCTCCAACCGCTCTCCGATGTAAACAGGCAAAGGAGTCAGCTGCCCGAGTAagagtttggggggggagggggggggggcacacatgcacgtgcacacaggcgcacacacaaacaaacattacgATAACAGTATTTGGAACATGTGGAATACTTCACAGACAGTGGTGAAACATCATCTAACGACTCAGAAACCGAAGCCTTTACCTCCCCTGCACCTCCTTCCGCACGaggcttttcctttttcttattcttttcatttggaCGGATCTCTGGAGTCCCCGGCTGTGCAGCATTCGAGGACTAAATATAAAAATTAGACGGAGTCAAACACTGTGCTCCAGGCGGTGTGTCTCTGAATTATGGCGCTTAACATAGGCGAGTTCGAATGTATAACAGTTCCAAACGTGTGGGACTAACATTTCCAGGGAGCTAATGTCTGGAATATGTGCTTTGTTACGGTCTTTTATTGTGGCAGACAGCTGGCTACCCTCCAGgaaagaacaacacatggcataTAAAACACGTCATGTTCCTTAATTGTAAgatcttaaaaaagaaaaaaaactgtgctttGAGTTTGGGACCATACCTTCTGATAAGAGTTGTTTCTCGTGGTTTCTTTGGCGGCTTTGTTGGTGCTCTCCGGGCCTGGTTTGGAGCGCGCCTGGCCCTCCAGGTCCAGCTCAACTTGGAGACCCCGGCGAAGATGCACGAGCCGGTATTTCAGCTTTTCATTTTCGCTCCGCAGGTTTTCAAGCTCCGGGCTGTTCGCGAACGAACTCGTGTGTTGATTGTTCACGAGTCCGTCGCGGAGCCGACTTATTTCCTGACTTAGCACTCGTATTTGCTCCTCCTGTGCGGCCAGGCGTGCGGCTATGCACTCCGCCATCTTTAAATCCTGGAGTGACAGCTGCGAGGAAAAAAGCAAGTGGTCAGATAAGGAATGAGAAAGGTTTTAGTACTACAGCGCCACCCTGTGTTAATAAAGCTAGCTCACACtttcaaaacacattatttttgaATTTCTAATAAATGGATATTGGGGAAAAAATCACTGGATaatcaaatgcatttttatgtcGCTTTTATAACAGTTTAATCGACTGAAAgtcatctgtttttaaatataacgATATAAATATGACAAGACTGGTGGTACTGTTGGTTTAAGGCTGTTGTCTTCGATTCAATGCAAGGTGAAATCTGGCCTCTAGGGGGCAGTACCCCATTTCTCCTTTGCTTATTGGGCAAAGACGTCACTTTGAACTGTCAACATGTGTGCTGGAAGAATGAAAACATCGGTCTGCAGTCTAGAAATTTTGAATGCATAAACTTATGGGTAAATGTTTGTAATGATACGGTCTTTTCAAAACCCGTCTTTGCAACTATCACATACACGAATAGTACTGATTTAAAGATTTTGCctgggggagaaaaacacataGTCACCAAAGTCAAGCTCATGATTTCAAGTAAAATACGAGCGTGTGAACTGAAATTTCTTATTGGAATGGGATGTCTTCTTGTGAACTCTAAATGCAGTAAAACTGGCATAGCAGAGTTTTATTTGACGTTGTTGTGACTGTATATTTAAGGTCGCGGAAGTTCCTGTTCCACAGCTGTAGCATTGGCTAATTGCAGGAATAAATGGTTTCACTTCGGTCTTGTGGCTTAGCCTTGGTGATTTGATGTCCCTAACGGAATGGCTTCGAGTTTTGCCCCACCGAAGCTCGCCGACTTCATTCTTACTGAGAAACTGGGGAGCGGGACCTATGCTACGGTTTACAAAGCCTACAGGAAGGTTGGTGCAGTTTGACTCCAGCGTTGCCTAAATTTCACGCCGAATTCAGCAAACATTTGTTTGGATACTAAGTCGGTCCAGTGTCGTCTTTCTGCAGGGTGATAACCGGGAGGCAGTGGCAGTAAAGGTCGTGAGCAAGAAGAGTTTGAATAAAGCCGCCGTGGAGAACCTGCTGACGGAGATTGAGATCCTGAAAACTGTTCGACACCCTCATATTGTGCAGTTGAAGGACTTCCAGGTAGCTTAGCCGTCAACGCTTTTGTTATAGCACAAGatgataataaaaacatttttttaatgcagtctCTGTAATCGTGGAGGAATCTCTCACTCCGTCTAATTACATGTTAGAGCCGTCATAATGAAAATCGATAACAGCTGTTCTTCCCAAatgtctctctctaacatgaTTAGAGCTAGGAGAATGTCATAAACTTTCGCGGCAAAATCTGTTTCCTCCGGTCTTAAAAGTTTATTTGATGAACTGAcgtttctctccatttttttccttgcaGTGGGACAATGACAACATTTATTTGATTCTGGAGTGGTGCTCTGGCGGTGACCTGTCGCGTTTCATTCGCAGTCGTCGAATCCTCCCGGAGAGAGTCGCTCGCCGTTTCCTTCAGCAGATAGGTTGGGTTATTGTATCTGCACTAGTTATGTTCAATACTACGTTTTCTCGCTCTACTGTTAAAATTATGTCTCCTACCCCTTTCGCACAGTTTCCCTCGATTACCTGTACGTTTTCATATCATCAACATGCCCTCAGTAGTTTAGAGATTATAGTGGACTGTTCAACAAAGCTGGAAGACAAGTGGTTGATTTTAAGACTTTAAGAATTTAAgattgatttttcattttcagaaggCAATGAATAGACCCGCACTTAGCCGAAAGGAATTCTGAGGGTGTTGCCtgaaaaatgtcaaagaaatCTTATTCCAGTCCGTCTTTCAACTTTGTGCATTTGGTTAAAATACACAAAGTAAAGTAATCTAAACAAACACGTCACTTGTATTGTGTATTGCAGCCTGTGCCCTTCAGTTTCTACACGAACGAAACATTTCCCATTTGGATCTGAAACCCCAGAACATTCTGCTCAGTGGGAATGGGCTCAAACTGGCAGgtacaccttttcttttcttttcttttcttttcttttttcttttttttaaatcgaagGAAGCTTTCACAGCCTCACAAACGGGTAGGCTCAAACTATTATATgatctcgttttttttttttttaatcacttttttttctcagtgtgggAATCGTGGTTCATCTTGTTACACTGAACAGGAAGTGAAGAGCCGCCGGCTCCCAGTCACGGCCTAGTTGAAGTTGTACTGAATTATCGGTCACTGCCTCTGTTGAGAATAGTCATGATGTTTACTCCTGATGACTCAGCCTCTCTGTTAGCAGACTGTACAGCACCAGTGCAGCACATTAGCTTTATCTCAGCTCAAGCATTCCATACAGTAATGTGAACAATGGCATCATGCATaccaactctgtgtgtgtgtgtgtgtgcgcgcgtgtgcctgtgcctgtgtgtgcgtgtgtgtgcgtgtgcgtgtgctcatgCGCCTTCCGTTCGCACACAGACTTTGGTTTTGCCCAGTACATGTCACCCTGGGATGAGCAGAGTGTTTTGCGGGGCTCTCCCCTCTACATGGCCCCAGAGATGGTCTGCCGAAAGCAGTACGACGCCCGCGTGGACCTCTGGTCCGTGGGAGTCATTCTTTACGGTGAGTCTCCCTTCTGTGAAACTCAGACTCACGCAGAGGTTTACACTCCCTCTGAATCCAGAGACTGAcgtcacgcacacactcacacacagcatgtcaAACAGTCATAAGCACAAAATCACAAGTCTCTTAATGGCTTATGAAGAGATTCTTAATATTGTAGTGTTTCAGTGTACCATTGCAATAGTGACATTTTAGCAAATTACCAACTGGTTtaagaagtgtgtgtgggtgggtgcgtgtgtgtgtgtgtgtgtgtgtctgtgtgtgtggtttctttttttttttttcacacagaggCACTGTTTGGCAGAGCTCCCTTTGCCTCGCGCTCATTTGCTGAGCTGGAGGAGAAAATCCGCAGTAATAAACCCATCGAGGTAAGAATAAATAGACCGCACCACAAACTATTCTCCCTGCACAGTGTTTACAGAGGAGTCTAATTCACTGCGTTCTTCAAGCCCTCTACCACACACCCTCTCTGATTCTGGATACAAGTTCCTGTACCATGTAGGTGGAGTTAGAGGTAGCCTGGTCTCTCTGAATTACATCacaccactaggtggcacaCTTGTCTGAGGATTAGACACCAGGGAGCCGCGCACCTCTGAGggagcttgtgtttgtttttgttttaagttgCCTGCAGGTGCCAGAGTGTCAAGGAACTGCCGGGATCTGCTTCTGCGACTGCTGGTCAGGGATCCGGACACCCGGATCACTTTTGACGAGTTTTTTACTCACCCGTTTGTGGACCTCGAGCACATGCCGAGTGCGGAGAGCCTTGGAAAAgcggtgagtgtgtgaggagggggggggggggggggggggggcagtcaggGTTTGGCTCAGAGCTGCTGAGCTCCATGTGGTGTTGAAAACAGATCAACACAGAGAGATCATGTCTATCAACAGGTCTCTCCCATAGTCTGAGAAAGAGACTTGTTTttgttaaacaaaaacatcatgttTTGTGAGTATGAGGGAAAAACACAGTTAATGAGTTTCCtcctgtccctgtgtgtgtgtgtgtgtgtgtgtgtgtgtgtgtgttttagaaggAGCTGGTTCTGCGGGCTGTAGAGAAGGACCAGGCCGGTGAACGGTCGATGGCCCTGTCTCTCTACTGCAGTGCACTGGAGCATTTTGTCCCTGCCATTCACTGTAAGTGGAACAtttatcagccaatcagcaatcactacacaaagaaaagctcaatcacagacaaaacaatagcaCAGTTACCCCTTAAACAATGTTGCAATTACTCACAGTTACATCTTAAGCATTATCACAgatactcacagtcacaccctaAACATTATCACAGATATTCACAGCTACACCGCAAACATTATCACAATTACTTACAGTTGTGCTATAAACATTATCACAATTACACCCTAAACAGTATCACATGTAAACCCAAGCAATATCACAGTTATTCACAGTTACACCTTAAACATTATCCCAGTCACACCCCAAACAACATCACAGTTACTCTTTTACACTCTAAACATTATCACAGTTACGCTGTAAACTCAGTGCATTGATACCATCTCCAGAGCTTTTTTCTGACCTTTCTcagatgagacagacagacagaggaaggaaGCCCTCAGAAAGAAGGTAGATGATTGACACTCCTCATTgacatcagtctgtgtgttagtaGACAGACATTACAGTGAAGTGTGAGTCAGTGACTGGAGACATGAAGGAGAAGCtgattcttttctctctctctctcaggtgagtgagtatgtgtcaCGGGCAGAGGAACTCAAAGCTCTGGTGCAttcagacaacagacacagcTTTGAGGAAGCCAAGTCAGCCAGGGACATTCTCACAGGTAGCTCCACTCTCCTCTCAGGTTTACAACactctcagttttctctcagttcagatgcgaaaaattaaaaattttgGATGTGTAAACaaagtgcttctctctctctctctctctctctctctctctctctctctctctctcttccgtctctctctctctctctctctgtctctaagaAATGTCCAGGGACCAGCCACGGCTGCTCTCTGCGCTGGAGTTAGCTGCGGCTGCGGTAACGCGGGTAGGTGGGAATAGCAGTGTGGGAACTCtcctctccgtgtgtgtgtgtgtgtgtgtcaggtcttCAGTAGTGTAGGCTCCCCCTCTGAcgctcctctctgctctttggCTCCAGGAGGAGTGTGGCATGGAGGACTATGAAACACTGGATCTCTACCAACAGAGTCTTGGTGAGCTGCTACTGGCCCTGGCAGGTAAAGGCCTGGTTTTCacaatctctctgtttcttcttaaatgttgtttttacagcTCCTGCGCTCTTTATGTGTACTGTAGATGGTAACTAGCGTTGGGTAGGAA from Chanos chanos chromosome 2, fChaCha1.1, whole genome shotgun sequence includes these protein-coding regions:
- the ulk3 gene encoding serine/threonine-protein kinase ULK3, whose translation is MASSFAPPKLADFILTEKLGSGTYATVYKAYRKGDNREAVAVKVVSKKSLNKAAVENLLTEIEILKTVRHPHIVQLKDFQWDNDNIYLILEWCSGGDLSRFIRSRRILPERVARRFLQQIACALQFLHERNISHLDLKPQNILLSGNGLKLADFGFAQYMSPWDEQSVLRGSPLYMAPEMVCRKQYDARVDLWSVGVILYEALFGRAPFASRSFAELEEKIRSNKPIELPAGARVSRNCRDLLLRLLVRDPDTRITFDEFFTHPFVDLEHMPSAESLGKAVSLVLRAVEKDQAGERSMALSLYCSALEHFVPAIHYETDRQRKEALRKKVSEYVSRAEELKALVHSDNRHSFEEAKSARDILTEMSRDQPRLLSALELAAAAVTREECGMEDYETLDLYQQSLGELLLALAAEPQGRRRELLHSEIKSLMTRAEYLKEQIKMREAQTDVSLDRDLASESVRSSCCVQ